One genomic segment of Erysipelotrichaceae bacterium 66202529 includes these proteins:
- a CDS encoding cytidine deaminase, protein MKREDVLTWDEYFMGLAHLSAKRSKDPSTQVGAVIVSDEHRVVSIGYNGFPNGCSDDEFPWDREGEFGNTKYPYVVHAELNAILNSKHDLKGCSIYVSLFPCNECAKAIIQSGISRIVYESDKYGHTEGTIASKRMLRSAGVELVQLPYAIELEVTRKVNPTVI, encoded by the coding sequence ATGAAACGGGAAGATGTATTGACATGGGATGAGTATTTCATGGGATTGGCGCATCTGAGCGCAAAACGCAGCAAGGATCCTTCCACACAGGTGGGAGCGGTCATCGTTAGTGATGAACACCGCGTCGTCAGCATCGGCTATAACGGCTTTCCAAACGGCTGCAGCGATGACGAATTTCCATGGGATCGGGAAGGGGAATTTGGAAATACCAAATATCCGTACGTGGTACATGCAGAGCTGAATGCGATTTTGAACAGTAAGCATGATCTGAAGGGCTGCAGCATTTATGTATCCCTGTTTCCCTGCAATGAGTGTGCCAAGGCGATTATTCAAAGCGGCATCAGCCGGATCGTATATGAGTCAGATAAATACGGACACACGGAGGGAACGATTGCCAGCAAGCGGATGCTGCGCAGTGCCGGAGTGGAGCTGGTACAGCTGCCGTATGCGATTGAGCTGGAGGTTACCAGAAAGGTGAATCCTACTGTTATATGA
- a CDS encoding rhomboid family intramembrane serine protease: protein MQVSEYDLYAYQLLHYLVVQQQYRVVRVQQHKDDLWLMNEQNSAYPVIRISSSGNAGTFADTDYVRNVHRVILNLMHREGPMLILNTNPGSSPVHNAFLTQICIAPQKISEPQLIRVFRGIDQVVHLVSDPDKETSTLLAQVEEAELKQQQDFIKKVRKKSIPRVTLAIMAVCTIVLVLEYILAYTGGNMDSAVVAVGGFYKMNIVAAHEYWRLLSGGFVQNGVIPFVISMYALYATGKLCEHRLGRGWYTAVFLASVILGNMAQLIAAPNAIATGMSAGIFGVAAAFLTSQLLSHTLRHPLLRIPLYNCMVILLLLALVPSVSFVADLAGILCGILFGLWIYGKQNDSLMRHHAKMALALYAVSMLVYGVAVDTVTPVDRHVDAALIRIYRHTPLNAYADYLQEHFSRQYEKTGGM, encoded by the coding sequence ATGCAGGTCAGCGAATATGATTTGTATGCCTATCAGCTGCTGCATTATCTGGTAGTCCAGCAGCAGTACCGAGTTGTCCGTGTTCAGCAGCATAAGGATGATCTATGGCTCATGAACGAACAGAATTCGGCCTATCCGGTGATCCGGATTTCATCCAGCGGCAATGCGGGAACCTTTGCGGATACGGACTATGTGCGCAATGTTCATCGCGTAATTCTCAATTTGATGCACAGAGAGGGGCCGATGCTGATTCTGAATACAAATCCGGGGTCCAGTCCGGTACACAATGCCTTTCTGACACAAATCTGCATTGCACCACAAAAGATCAGTGAGCCTCAGCTCATCCGTGTGTTTCGCGGTATCGATCAGGTTGTACACCTGGTCAGTGATCCGGATAAGGAAACAAGCACACTGCTCGCCCAGGTTGAGGAAGCAGAATTGAAGCAGCAGCAGGATTTTATTAAAAAAGTGCGGAAGAAAAGTATACCGCGGGTGACACTTGCTATTATGGCTGTCTGTACGATAGTTCTCGTACTGGAGTATATACTGGCCTATACTGGTGGTAATATGGATAGTGCTGTTGTAGCAGTTGGTGGATTTTATAAAATGAATATTGTTGCGGCACATGAATACTGGCGGTTACTCAGCGGCGGCTTTGTACAGAACGGTGTGATACCGTTTGTCATCAGCATGTATGCTCTTTATGCGACAGGAAAGCTGTGTGAGCATCGTTTAGGCAGAGGCTGGTATACGGCTGTCTTTCTAGCCTCCGTAATATTGGGGAATATGGCTCAGCTGATTGCCGCACCCAATGCCATTGCGACTGGAATGAGTGCCGGCATATTCGGTGTTGCCGCTGCCTTTTTGACCAGCCAACTGCTCTCACATACACTGCGTCATCCGCTGCTGCGGATTCCGTTGTATAACTGCATGGTCATTCTGCTGTTGCTGGCACTGGTACCGTCGGTATCCTTTGTGGCTGATCTAGCAGGAATCCTGTGCGGGATTCTGTTTGGCTTATGGATCTATGGTAAGCAGAATGATTCCCTCATGAGGCATCATGCGAAAATGGCACTGGCTTTGTATGCGGTAAGCATGCTTGTCTACGGCGTGGCAGTGGATACTGTAACACCGGTTGATCGGCATGTGGATGCTGCACTGATTCGTATTTACCGGCATACACCACTGAATGCCTATGCAGACTATCTGCAGGAGCATTTTAGCAGACAATATGAAAAAACAGGAGGTATGTAA
- a CDS encoding RluA family pseudouridine synthase, with product MREIDIIAAAEDAGVRIDKYISEQEELSRSRVQSLLQEGLILVNEKPAKANYKVKAQDHITACFDDEMELEARPEPMELDVRYEDEDVIVINKPKNIVVHPAAGNQTGTLVNGLLYHCKDLSGINGTLRPGIVHRIDKDTTGLLIVAKNDLAHASLSKQLQSKTVNRLYYALVHGVIQHDFGTIDAPIGRDVKDRQKMAVTSTNSKDARTHFQVIERFENYTLVECRLETGRTHQIRVHMQYIGHPVVGDEKYSYRKTMQTNGQLLHAHQLTFQHPRTGEMITVEAELPKQFADILEELRQESR from the coding sequence ATGCGCGAAATAGATATTATCGCTGCTGCAGAGGATGCAGGAGTACGAATTGATAAATATATCAGTGAGCAGGAGGAGCTGTCCCGCAGCCGTGTGCAGTCATTGCTGCAGGAAGGCTTGATTCTGGTAAATGAAAAGCCTGCCAAGGCAAATTACAAGGTGAAGGCGCAGGATCATATCACTGCCTGCTTTGATGATGAAATGGAGCTTGAGGCACGTCCGGAGCCGATGGAGCTGGATGTGCGCTATGAGGATGAGGATGTCATCGTTATCAACAAGCCGAAAAACATCGTTGTTCATCCGGCGGCAGGCAATCAGACAGGAACACTGGTTAACGGTCTGCTGTATCACTGCAAGGATCTTTCCGGTATCAATGGTACGCTGCGTCCCGGCATCGTTCATCGTATCGACAAGGATACAACAGGTCTGCTCATCGTTGCCAAAAACGATCTTGCTCACGCGTCCTTATCCAAGCAGCTGCAGAGCAAAACAGTGAATCGTTTATACTATGCACTTGTTCATGGTGTGATTCAGCATGATTTCGGAACGATAGACGCACCGATTGGACGGGATGTGAAGGATCGTCAGAAAATGGCTGTCACATCTACTAATTCCAAGGATGCCCGTACGCATTTTCAGGTGATAGAGCGCTTTGAAAATTATACGCTTGTGGAATGCCGTCTTGAAACCGGACGCACCCATCAGATTCGCGTACATATGCAGTATATCGGACATCCGGTAGTCGGAGATGAGAAATACAGCTATCGCAAAACCATGCAGACAAACGGTCAGCTTCTACATGCCCATCAGCTTACCTTCCAGCATCCAAGAACAGGGGAAATGATTACCGTGGAAGCAGAGCTGCCAAAGCAGTTTGCGGATATTCTGGAAGAACTGCGTCAGGAATCGAGGTGA
- the lspA gene encoding signal peptidase II — protein MKAKHIVLMAAVLLLDQLSKWGVQASMQIDESIHVIPGFFRITYLHNTGAAWSMLEGKMVFFYLISIAFLIGMLIFYRSTDSSDRLTRIGVVLMMAGTLGNFIDRLAFQYVRDFLDFIILGYDFPVFNVADISLCVGVGLIVLSMVLETYGGRKLCAK, from the coding sequence ATGAAAGCTAAGCATATCGTGCTGATGGCGGCAGTTCTTCTGCTGGATCAGCTGAGTAAATGGGGCGTACAGGCGTCCATGCAAATAGATGAAAGTATCCATGTAATACCGGGCTTTTTCAGGATTACATATCTGCATAATACAGGAGCGGCATGGAGCATGCTGGAGGGGAAGATGGTTTTCTTTTATCTGATTTCCATCGCATTTCTGATCGGCATGCTGATTTTTTACCGTTCTACAGATTCCAGCGATCGATTGACACGCATCGGCGTTGTCCTGATGATGGCGGGAACTCTTGGTAATTTCATAGACAGACTGGCTTTTCAATATGTACGTGATTTTCTGGATTTCATCATCCTCGGATATGATTTTCCGGTATTTAATGTTGCGGATATATCACTTTGTGTCGGTGTCGGACTCATTGTGCTGTCGATGGTTTTGGAGACATATGGAGGTCGTAAGCTATGCGCGAAATAG
- a CDS encoding DUF2812 domain-containing protein, translating to MRKRKKRVWMIIFPFEYPALQTYLNEMSQKGWKLIKAYGDRSCWLTFEADDTKGQYYLVDYTKDYSMLLPESETQNAKKYRSFIEEYGYEYVCSNGPLQIYRCSDPHAQLREGTKEDRRILNMSVHKNAILLLILLGMYLLLLKQNFDNMKWTFYASGTQIQSFIIMAALNLVWLLQLLPYLIWLIRRRNVTSPRVLKLQANFTNASILMLFCALLGTAVSTDLRFMFLIIAVCICFGLLIRKLWLGSCKPWLKWAGTIVLVWLIFLGTTQITVNNIWRHLDEPMEETALSTLVMKYMDTSDMTVDSFSDSSMLSTHQMFNAYTEEEADTQRDINVQLYQIQKGLLQDWVKSQYQSKEIMDMLCRGYGKPVKTHGFTMYTGELDYLFIRGNTYVTISKTVSLDDTCWKLLQEIFNL from the coding sequence ATGAGAAAGCGAAAAAAACGCGTATGGATGATTATTTTTCCATTTGAATATCCTGCATTACAGACATATTTGAATGAAATGTCTCAAAAGGGCTGGAAGCTGATAAAAGCATATGGGGATCGTTCCTGCTGGCTCACCTTTGAAGCCGATGATACTAAAGGGCAGTATTATCTGGTAGATTATACGAAGGACTATTCCATGCTTTTGCCGGAGTCGGAAACACAGAACGCAAAGAAATATCGCAGCTTCATAGAAGAATATGGTTATGAATATGTGTGCTCAAACGGTCCGTTGCAGATTTATCGCTGTAGTGATCCGCATGCCCAGCTGCGGGAAGGAACTAAGGAAGACCGCCGTATTTTAAATATGAGTGTGCATAAGAATGCAATCCTGCTTCTGATTCTTTTGGGGATGTATCTGCTTCTGCTGAAACAGAATTTTGATAATATGAAGTGGACATTTTATGCAAGCGGTACGCAGATACAAAGCTTTATCATTATGGCGGCGTTAAATCTGGTGTGGCTGCTGCAGCTGCTGCCGTATCTGATCTGGCTGATACGAAGACGCAATGTAACCTCACCCAGAGTACTGAAGCTACAGGCGAATTTTACCAATGCCTCTATACTGATGCTTTTCTGTGCACTACTAGGGACAGCGGTTTCTACTGATCTTCGGTTTATGTTTCTAATCATTGCCGTATGTATCTGTTTCGGGCTTCTGATCCGCAAGCTTTGGCTGGGAAGCTGTAAACCATGGCTTAAATGGGCAGGAACCATTGTTTTGGTTTGGCTGATTTTCCTGGGGACAACACAGATAACGGTGAATAACATATGGAGGCATCTGGATGAGCCGATGGAGGAAACTGCGCTGTCAACGCTGGTGATGAAGTATATGGATACCAGCGATATGACGGTGGATAGCTTCTCGGATTCCTCCATGCTGAGTACGCATCAGATGTTTAATGCTTATACAGAGGAGGAAGCAGACACACAGCGGGATATCAATGTGCAGCTCTATCAAATTCAAAAGGGACTGCTGCAGGATTGGGTGAAAAGCCAGTATCAGAGTAAGGAAATCATGGATATGTTGTGCAGGGGGTATGGAAAGCCGGTCAAAACGCATGGATTCACCATGTATACGGGGGAGCTTGATTATCTGTTTATTCGGGGAAATACGTATGTGACCATCAGTAAGACGGTTTCCCTTGACGATACCTGCTGGAAGCTGCTGCAGGAAATATTTAATTTGTGA
- a CDS encoding PadR family transcriptional regulator, with the protein MPKKQLETLTEPMYYTLIALLEPRCGMEITEFVLTLTSGRVHLVPGTLYTMLSKFETEQMIREIEADGRKRIYMITEKGRGMLVMEYRRLKTMLQDGEDWIKLEEREADV; encoded by the coding sequence ATGCCAAAGAAACAGTTGGAAACGTTGACGGAGCCCATGTATTATACACTGATTGCACTGTTAGAGCCGCGATGTGGAATGGAAATCACGGAATTTGTATTAACGCTGACAAGCGGCAGGGTGCATCTGGTACCAGGGACACTGTATACGATGCTGTCAAAATTTGAAACAGAGCAAATGATTCGTGAAATTGAGGCGGATGGCAGAAAACGGATTTATATGATAACAGAAAAGGGAAGGGGCATGCTTGTGATGGAATACAGACGGTTAAAGACGATGCTGCAGGATGGGGAAGACTGGATTAAATTAGAGGAAAGAGAGGCAGATGTATGA
- a CDS encoding acetyltransferase, translating to MKTVNAVYPRSRDPHTVYLKNVITNPHITVGDFTMYNDMLHDPRDFEKNNVLYQFPVNQDHLYIGKFCSIACGAKFLFNSANHAMHSLSTYPFPIFFEEWDLQPENVTDAWDNKGDIVIGNDVWIGYEAVILSGVTIGDGAIIGTRALVTKDVAPYTIVGGMPARNIRLRFSSDTITELLRLQWWDWPVADIQRNITALQSGAVEHLQHCREAD from the coding sequence ATGAAGACGGTAAACGCCGTGTATCCGCGAAGCAGGGATCCGCATACAGTCTATCTGAAAAACGTCATCACAAATCCGCATATTACAGTCGGTGATTTTACGATGTACAACGATATGCTCCACGATCCGCGTGATTTTGAAAAGAACAATGTCCTGTATCAGTTTCCTGTAAATCAGGACCACTTATACATTGGAAAATTCTGTTCCATCGCCTGCGGTGCGAAATTTCTTTTCAATAGTGCGAACCATGCAATGCATTCCCTGTCCACCTATCCCTTTCCGATATTTTTTGAGGAATGGGACTTACAGCCGGAAAATGTTACAGACGCCTGGGATAACAAGGGGGATATCGTGATCGGTAACGATGTGTGGATTGGCTATGAAGCAGTCATTTTATCCGGTGTTACGATTGGAGACGGTGCCATCATCGGCACACGAGCCCTGGTAACAAAGGATGTGGCTCCCTACACCATTGTCGGCGGCATGCCTGCCCGGAATATACGTCTGCGGTTTTCTAGTGACACGATTACAGAGCTGCTGCGATTACAGTGGTGGGACTGGCCGGTTGCGGACATTCAGCGCAATATAACGGCGCTGCAAAGCGGTGCTGTTGAACACCTGCAGCACTGCAGAGAAGCAGATTAG
- a CDS encoding DUF1700 domain-containing protein, with translation MTKDEFLRLLDRKLDVINERERRDIIDEYRTHIEMKMKEGKTEEEAIADFGDIDELVDDILDAYKINTDRVNRSFDTKLNRFMDDLFNGFQRFLGSFTSLQMDDVVRLVFEVLVILLLLAVLHIPFRMISSLGSSLLHSVAGYGIGGLLAAIWRFIIGVAYVAIFVVVLVNLCTKRLNRYRSHARHDDGASVFDDFKESFDFDQAKETVHSFTNGRNRTRRDTIYDDRDDVNYQESKQDSMNTEETEDAYADESTYEEPRRKEYRRYHEDDHLERGVTSVATILMRIFFCLMMIPFVGIIIGLCCALGAMIVLSVEGLTLIGAYFIVIGALVATGGFLSLLYSVLWRRG, from the coding sequence ATGACGAAAGATGAATTTCTGCGATTGCTGGATCGCAAGCTGGATGTGATCAATGAAAGGGAACGAAGGGATATCATTGATGAATATCGCACACATATTGAAATGAAGATGAAGGAAGGAAAAACCGAGGAGGAGGCGATTGCGGATTTTGGTGATATTGATGAGCTGGTGGATGATATCCTGGATGCTTATAAGATCAATACAGATCGCGTGAACCGCTCCTTTGATACAAAGCTGAACCGGTTTATGGATGACCTATTTAACGGCTTCCAGCGGTTTTTAGGCTCCTTTACCTCCCTGCAGATGGATGATGTTGTGCGTCTGGTATTCGAGGTTTTGGTGATATTGCTGCTGCTGGCAGTCCTGCATATCCCCTTCCGTATGATTTCCTCCCTGGGAAGCAGTTTGCTGCATTCCGTAGCAGGCTATGGCATCGGCGGACTTCTGGCGGCCATCTGGAGATTTATAATCGGTGTGGCTTATGTGGCAATCTTTGTGGTGGTACTGGTTAATCTGTGTACAAAGCGGTTAAACCGTTACCGCAGCCATGCACGACACGATGATGGTGCCAGTGTGTTTGATGACTTCAAGGAAAGCTTTGATTTTGACCAGGCGAAGGAAACGGTGCATTCCTTTACGAACGGGAGAAACCGTACACGGCGGGATACCATCTATGATGACCGTGATGATGTGAATTACCAGGAAAGCAAACAAGACAGCATGAACACGGAGGAGACAGAGGATGCATATGCGGATGAAAGCACCTATGAGGAGCCGCGCAGAAAGGAATACCGCCGCTATCACGAGGACGACCATCTGGAGCGTGGAGTAACGAGTGTTGCGACCATTCTGATGCGTATCTTCTTCTGCCTGATGATGATTCCCTTTGTTGGTATCATCATTGGCTTGTGCTGTGCATTGGGAGCGATGATCGTACTAAGTGTTGAAGGCTTGACGTTGATCGGTGCGTATTTTATTGTGATTGGTGCACTCGTAGCAACTGGAGGCTTCCTGTCGCTGCTATACAGTGTTTTATGGAGAAGGGGGTAG
- a CDS encoding PadR family transcriptional regulator, giving the protein MNTQFKKGVLELIVLLCVYKKDMYGYELVSEVSKVINVNEGTIYPLLKRLTNEHYFETYLSESTEGPPRKYYRITGNGKMRTKELLQEWNEFHEQVSRFIKESELDDER; this is encoded by the coding sequence GTGAACACACAATTCAAGAAGGGTGTTCTGGAGCTGATCGTGCTGCTGTGCGTATATAAAAAAGATATGTACGGCTATGAGCTGGTATCTGAGGTGAGCAAGGTCATCAACGTAAATGAAGGAACGATCTATCCTTTATTAAAGCGATTGACCAATGAGCATTATTTTGAAACCTATCTCAGTGAATCCACGGAAGGCCCTCCGCGCAAATATTATCGCATTACCGGGAATGGAAAAATGAGGACAAAGGAGCTGCTGCAGGAATGGAATGAATTTCATGAACAGGTCAGCAGATTTATAAAGGAGAGTGAACTCGATGACGAAAGATGA
- a CDS encoding diguanylate cyclase: MRTLNFKYRMLGIAFTIAVLLVSLYTRNGIHAFLIQERRRDADTAVQLFCENLKAQLDSINYASKMTYTLDAAKYSDLKLFEKTAKKLLKQHSHIRYLSYFEGDSLTAIYPKEKYKAALGNDMHDLSYSYTLAKVVKEGVIAGPEQLSLTKENVFLFIEPLLTNGQYKGEVVAAVDSDYVLDKMHLDFLTDRRYDYELWRVNALGEKKTIIQVSDASIDFSDAAKLEFSLPATWNLSIQPSDGWLPADVKLLIDGCCAVGALLILGCAYLLVKVIRQKKELQKAAYTDPDSGLLNREGFCYYVDRSRYMQSSAAVTLLYIQLHNFHRLCRNVSRQEVLIYLHSIRDSLQERFSLDSIAARLSDEEIAVAIFEDTQNEKAMEQIEDFILQLFWKKKFHGKKEFVEPKSCIIRSTANQTTAEELLKNAVMRLNELYDLQTEERAEVDK, from the coding sequence ATGAGAACACTGAATTTCAAATACCGCATGCTGGGAATTGCATTTACGATTGCTGTGCTGCTTGTGAGCCTGTATACAAGAAATGGAATCCATGCATTTTTGATCCAGGAGCGGCGAAGGGATGCAGATACGGCTGTGCAGCTGTTTTGTGAAAATCTGAAAGCACAGCTGGATTCTATCAATTATGCATCCAAAATGACCTATACGCTGGATGCGGCAAAGTATTCAGATTTGAAGCTGTTTGAAAAAACAGCCAAAAAGCTTTTAAAGCAGCATTCGCATATCCGTTATCTGTCCTATTTTGAAGGGGACAGCCTAACGGCAATTTATCCAAAGGAAAAATATAAGGCTGCTTTGGGAAATGATATGCATGATCTGTCTTATAGCTATACATTGGCCAAGGTTGTAAAGGAAGGCGTAATCGCCGGGCCGGAACAGCTGTCGCTGACAAAGGAAAATGTATTTTTGTTTATTGAGCCGCTGCTTACCAATGGACAGTATAAAGGGGAGGTCGTTGCGGCGGTGGATAGTGACTATGTTCTTGATAAAATGCATCTGGACTTTCTCACAGACCGCAGGTATGACTATGAGTTGTGGCGCGTAAACGCGTTAGGAGAGAAAAAGACGATTATACAGGTTTCCGATGCGTCCATAGATTTCTCAGATGCCGCAAAGCTGGAATTCAGTCTGCCGGCTACCTGGAATCTCAGTATTCAGCCCAGTGACGGATGGCTGCCAGCGGATGTGAAGCTGTTGATTGATGGCTGCTGTGCTGTCGGCGCATTGCTTATTCTTGGATGTGCCTATCTTCTTGTCAAGGTTATCCGACAGAAAAAAGAGCTGCAGAAAGCAGCATATACCGACCCTGACAGCGGTTTATTAAACAGGGAGGGCTTCTGTTATTATGTGGATCGATCCAGATATATGCAAAGCAGTGCAGCGGTAACCCTGCTGTATATACAGCTTCACAACTTTCACAGACTATGCAGAAACGTAAGTCGACAGGAGGTTCTCATTTATCTTCATAGCATCAGGGACAGCCTGCAGGAGCGTTTTTCGCTGGATAGTATTGCTGCACGTTTGAGCGATGAAGAAATTGCAGTAGCGATTTTTGAGGACACACAGAATGAAAAGGCGATGGAACAGATTGAGGATTTCATATTGCAATTATTCTGGAAAAAGAAATTTCATGGAAAAAAGGAATTTGTAGAGCCTAAGAGCTGTATCATACGCAGTACGGCAAATCAAACAACGGCAGAGGAGCTTTTGAAAAATGCTGTTATGCGTTTGAACGAGCTGTATGATTTACAAACGGAAGAACGAGCAGAAGTAGATAAATAG
- a CDS encoding diguanylate cyclase, producing the protein MKKVIKNNANTKQESRILPFSPVRTYFLVFCVLCIFIVILGGTLTTVRTMRHSAIAAQQSASTQISQRIDESLKLLQSLAALPEFNDPAVKWEEKVAKLDQINTYFGYMFICYVDEDIQVYTLGEEPASLASREHMQKLYSTKKPVVTDSFVAGADGVTLNYTVAVPLLHDGVMTGSLFCSIYFDDTVKLLQQSASANRSEAVLIGSKGQIMSSTNGLSYGSSYVDVLQDTRMFNMTTDQLETVLLARKTGSFYSMKDGNLMYTEYGPVKNTNWDILITIDFLSLFTATLPSLLFIAICTIAVTLGLFILVRKYCLHQRENMEKMVAAVHKMERKLYQNSIPESVDYDDILRMSSTGLRDGLTGVVTRTVFLSQAQKLLETAAVENMMTLCFVDLDDLKILNDTHGHQAGDSALRKIGSILREYEKKYEGVVGRYGGDEFILVLKDMDDTEEIHAVLQKLVGKLSFSITVKQETIDVHCSLGACIWNKKDTLEALIAKADKALYDVKRHGKKDYSLFLHGEE; encoded by the coding sequence TTGAAAAAGGTAATAAAAAACAATGCGAATACAAAACAGGAAAGCCGGATTCTTCCTTTTTCACCGGTACGCACATATTTCCTGGTTTTTTGTGTGCTTTGTATTTTCATCGTTATCCTCGGCGGTACACTGACGACAGTACGCACGATGCGTCATTCTGCAATAGCGGCTCAGCAAAGTGCATCGACACAGATATCCCAGCGCATTGATGAATCATTAAAGCTTTTACAATCACTGGCTGCGCTACCTGAATTTAATGATCCTGCGGTGAAATGGGAGGAAAAGGTCGCAAAGCTGGATCAAATCAATACGTATTTCGGATATATGTTTATCTGCTATGTGGATGAGGATATTCAGGTTTATACGCTCGGAGAGGAACCGGCAAGTCTGGCAAGCCGGGAGCATATGCAGAAGCTGTATTCTACAAAAAAGCCCGTGGTAACGGACAGCTTTGTCGCGGGAGCGGACGGGGTAACGTTGAACTATACCGTGGCAGTGCCATTGCTTCATGACGGCGTTATGACAGGCAGTTTGTTCTGTTCCATATATTTTGATGATACAGTGAAGCTGTTACAGCAGTCAGCTTCCGCAAACCGCAGTGAGGCTGTACTGATTGGTTCCAAGGGGCAGATCATGTCATCTACCAACGGACTGTCATACGGATCCTCATACGTAGATGTTCTGCAGGATACAAGGATGTTCAATATGACAACAGATCAGCTGGAAACAGTACTGCTGGCACGGAAAACAGGATCGTTTTACAGCATGAAGGATGGAAATCTGATGTATACAGAATACGGCCCGGTCAAAAACACCAATTGGGATATTCTGATTACCATCGATTTTCTCTCGCTGTTTACCGCTACATTGCCGTCCCTGCTGTTTATTGCCATTTGTACGATAGCAGTTACGCTGGGCTTGTTTATCCTGGTGAGAAAATACTGCCTGCACCAGCGGGAGAATATGGAGAAAATGGTTGCGGCTGTCCATAAAATGGAACGAAAGCTCTATCAGAACAGTATACCGGAAAGTGTTGATTATGACGATATCCTGCGCATGAGCAGTACTGGACTTCGCGATGGTTTAACCGGTGTGGTAACACGTACCGTTTTTCTGAGTCAGGCACAGAAGCTGCTGGAGACTGCGGCTGTGGAAAATATGATGACGCTTTGCTTTGTCGATTTGGACGATTTAAAAATTCTAAACGATACGCATGGGCATCAGGCCGGAGACAGTGCCTTGCGCAAAATTGGTTCCATCCTTCGCGAATATGAAAAAAAATATGAGGGTGTTGTCGGACGCTATGGCGGAGATGAGTTTATCCTTGTTTTAAAGGACATGGATGATACAGAAGAAATCCATGCGGTTCTGCAGAAGCTGGTCGGCAAGCTGAGCTTCTCAATCACGGTTAAGCAGGAAACGATTGATGTGCACTGCAGTCTTGGCGCCTGTATCTGGAATAAGAAGGATACGCTGGAGGCGCTGATTGCGAAGGCGGATAAGGCATTGTATGATGTGAAGCGTCATGGGAAAAAGGATTATTCCCTGTTCCTGCACGGAGAAGAATGA
- a CDS encoding deoxyuridine 5'-triphosphate nucleotidohydrolase: protein MERMAKFHKVSFQRFEKDWKETFPKEPVQEIRVLYDNLRLPKRATRGSAGYDFFAPAAFTLAPQETIKLPTGIRAEIREGWVLQLFPRSSLGFRYRLQCNNTVGIIDSDYFESDNEGHIFIKLMNDSRENKTVTVQAGEGFAQGIFLPFGICEDDDAQDIRNGGLGSTNK, encoded by the coding sequence ATGGAGAGAATGGCTAAATTTCACAAGGTGAGCTTTCAACGCTTTGAAAAGGACTGGAAGGAAACCTTTCCAAAGGAACCGGTACAGGAAATCCGTGTGTTATACGATAACCTGCGGCTGCCGAAACGGGCAACCAGAGGCTCTGCCGGCTATGATTTTTTTGCGCCTGCAGCGTTTACTCTGGCACCGCAGGAAACGATTAAGCTTCCAACCGGTATCCGCGCAGAAATCCGTGAGGGCTGGGTGCTGCAGCTGTTTCCCAGAAGCTCTCTGGGATTTCGCTACCGCTTACAGTGTAATAATACGGTGGGAATCATAGACAGTGATTATTTTGAAAGTGATAACGAGGGGCATATCTTTATCAAGCTGATGAATGATTCCAGGGAGAATAAAACCGTAACGGTACAAGCCGGAGAGGGATTCGCCCAGGGGATCTTTCTTCCCTTTGGTATCTGTGAGGACGATGATGCACAGGATATCCGTAACGGAGGCCTTGGCAGCACAAACAAATAG